The proteins below come from a single Jaculus jaculus isolate mJacJac1 chromosome X, mJacJac1.mat.Y.cur, whole genome shotgun sequence genomic window:
- the Gpr143 gene encoding G-protein coupled receptor 143, producing MASPRLGTFCCPTRDAATQLVLNFQPRVFHALCLGSGTLRLVFGLLRLLPGRQPAGPGAPPPPPPASSLPASARILRAAITCDLLGCLGLIIRSIVWLAFPDFIESISNVQETDIWPAAFCVGSAMWIQLFYSAYFWWLFCYAVDVYLVIRRSAGMSTILLYHIMAWGLALLLCMEGAVMLYYPSVSRCERGLDHAIPHYVTTYLPLLLVFVANPILFHKTVTAVASILKGRKGVYTENERRMRTVIKIRFFKIMLVLIACWLSNVINEGLLFYLEMQPDTHGGSLKRVQNAARTTWFIMGILNPAQGLLLSLAVYGWTGCNLDVQPAKMLIQWESMTTSAANGSDQPPVGSCVPCENPTSKKGVNVGRHTSDEDLSMLSEGSDASAVEIHTASGSRNENEVGFVPQTQGHL from the exons TGTCCCACGCGAGACGCGGCCACCCAACTTGTGCTGAATTTTCAGCCGCGGGTGTTCCACGCGTTGTGCCTGGGCAGCGGCACTCTGCGCCTGGTGTTTGGCCTCCTGCGGCTGCTGCCAGGGCGCCAGCCTGCGGGTCCTGGGGCTCCTCCACCACCCCCGCCGGCCTCGTCCCTTCCAGCCTCAGCGCGCATCCTCCGCGCCGCCATCACCTGTGACTTGTTGGGCTGCTTGG GGCTCATCATCCGGTCCATAGTATGGTTGGCCTTCCCAGATTTCATTGAAAGCATCTCCAATGTACAGGAAACGGACATTTGGCCTGCTGCTTTCTGTGTGGGGAGTGCG ATGTGGATCCAGCTGTTTTACAGTGCCTACTTCTGGTGGCTGTTCTGCTATGCGGTTGATGTCTACCTAGTGATCAGGAGATCAGCAGGAATGAG CACCATCCTGCTATACCACATCATGGCCTGGGGCCTGGCCTTGCTGCTCTGCATGGAAGGAGCAGTCATGCTCTACTACCCCTCCGTGTCCAG GTGTGAGAGGGGCCTGGACCATGCCATTCCCCATTATGTCACCACGTACTTGCCACTGCTACTCGTCTTTGTGGCCAACCCCATCCTGTTCCACAAGACAGTGACTGCAG TGGCCTCCAtactgaaaggaagaaaaggcgTTTACACAGAAAATGAGAGACGAATGCGAACTGTGATCAAGATCCGGTTTTTCAAAATAATGCTGGTTTTAATTGCTTG TTGGTTGTCCAATGTCATCAATGAAGGCCTTTTGTTCTATCTTGAAATGCAACCAGATACCCATGGAGGCTCTCTGAAACGTGTCCAGAATGCAGCCAGGACCACATGGTTTATTATG GGGATACTGAATCCAGCCCAAGGTCTTCTCTTGTCTCTGGCTGTCTACGGCTGGACAGGATGCAACCTGGATGTGCAGCCTGCCAAGATGTTGATCCAGTGGGAATCGATGACCACCTCAGCTGCCAATGGCTCTGACCAGCCCCCCGTGGGCTCCTGTGTGCCCTGTGAAAACCCCACTTCCAAGAAGGGGGTAAATGTTGGGAGGCACACTTCTGACGAGGACCTGAGTATGCTGTCTGAAG